A region of the Myxococcus stipitatus DSM 14675 genome:
GTCCCGCCGGCAGCCCCGCGCTAGCCGCGGGGAACGCGGTCCAGACACAGCGCCGCGAACAATCCGGTGAGGTAGATGAGCGAAAAGAAGAACGCCTGGCGCGCCCAGGGCTTCCCGAGGCGCTTGAAGAAGCCCCACGCTCCCAGGCCCAGGAAGCTCAGCCCCAGCACGGCCGCGGCCGCCAGGTACCAGGAGCCGGCGATGTGGAGCTGGAAGGGCAGCATCGTCATGGGCACCAGCGCCACCAGGTAGAGGACCACCTGGGCGCGCGCGGAGTCGTCACCGCGCTCCAGCGGCACGGACTTGAGCCCCGCGGCCGCGTACTCCTCCTTGCGGAACAGGGCGATGGCGATGAAGTGCGGCATCTGCCACAGGAACAGGATGGCGAAGAGCGCGAAGCCGCCCGCGTCCACCTGGTTCGTGACGGCCGTCCAGCCCATCAGCGGAGGCAGCGCGCCGGGCACCGCGCCCACAATCATGGCCGCGGCGGTGCGGGCCTTGGCCGGCGTGTACGCGAACACGTAGCTCAGGAGCGCGAGCAGCCCCAGGGCCGCCGTCAGGAGGTTCGCCCCCAACGCCAGCGCGGGGAGCGACACCAGCGCCAGGGAGATGCCGAACCACAGCGCCACCGCGGGCTCCATCCGACCGGACGGCAGCGGGCGGTTGCGCGTGCGCTCCATGAACTGGTCGCTGTGCCGCTCCCAGTAGCAGTTGAGCGTGTTGGCCGCGCCCACCGTGCCCGCCGTGGCCAGCAGCGTCACCAGCGCAT
Encoded here:
- the cyoE gene encoding heme o synthase, which codes for MSARAEAVSTTASDLLSLMKPRLSSLVLITTAGGMFLAPGPLSAGHALVTLLATAGTVGAANTLNCYWERHSDQFMERTRNRPLPSGRMEPAVALWFGISLALVSLPALALGANLLTAALGLLALLSYVFAYTPAKARTAAAMIVGAVPGALPPLMGWTAVTNQVDAGGFALFAILFLWQMPHFIAIALFRKEEYAAAGLKSVPLERGDDSARAQVVLYLVALVPMTMLPFQLHIAGSWYLAAAAVLGLSFLGLGAWGFFKRLGKPWARQAFFFSLIYLTGLFAALCLDRVPRG